TGTATTGGAAATTTTAATCCgatttaagaaagaaaaaaaatcatctaaCAACTAACATTACATAAAATTACCATCTTCGATAAGTAAAAAATTGAATACATCCGAATTCCTCAAACCATCAGACTTGTTGAACCAAGACTAACCCACACCACACCAGCCGACACGCCACCTTGTTGCCTTCCCTGCGAACGTGTGAAAGTTTAAACAGTCGGAATGATCGAAGAAAATTTCGTGCATCATTTATCACGTGCCCCAAAGGAAAGGAATCCGATGCCTCCCCTAAATTCAACTCCCCATTACCATATCTATAAATTTCTTAAAGAAAGATACCATAAGTGTGCAATTAACTGTATATACACATTATATGTACAATAAAATATCTATATAGTCATAATTATGGGATAACACAAATTTTATTAGGGAGGTTATTACTTGCGTATAGCAGACTTTTTCAGATGAGAGGAGTGCTAGATTGATTTATCGAGTTCTACTTCGttagtgatatatatatatatatatataggaattgcttaaggggagggatccccattttttcaaaaaaatggggatacgctctccaccgttggatttgaattaaatgaaatcctgtggttgagattctatggcctgtgttttaatctcaaccacacaatttcattaaagtcaatctaacggtggggagcgtgtctccatttttttgaaaaaatggggatccctctccccttaagcaattcctatatatatatatagatctATCGACTAAGATATTGGACAATATGTCATATTAGTGAGATTTTACCAAGTCACATTCGTATGCCGTTAAATGTGTCAACGGTATCAACTATAAAAAGAAGGTGCCATTTGCGGCATGCCATAAACAATCTAAATCTGTATAGaccatattttaaattttataagaggtcgcacttggtgcgatagcaagtgccttcgcccatgagcggtaggtctcgggttcgagaattgggaacagcctctccataaatgagggtaaggctagccgacattcacctctcccagaccctgcgtaaagcgggaaccTTGTGCActggtacgaccttttttttataagagTGCCTTCCCATTCACGCAATTAAAGCATGAACAAGCAATGAGAGTTTGCTTCCTAAAATTCCCAAAATTACATGGCCACAAGAGACTCATAACCACGAAATGCGACTGACCTACTGACCTACTAACTACATAAGAAGATCGAACGAAAGAGTTCAACGTGACAGATCGCTATCACTGTTCCTTCCATATCCTTCCGGTCACCCTAAGCTTCAATTCCTTCCGGTCTACCCCTGAGAAGAAGAGAGCCATATTGCGTTGAATAATGAGACCATCAAAACTGTCACGAACCTTCCGGTGGCTATCCCTAATGCTACGGGGCACCCCCTGCCATATCATCTTCCTCCCATTCCCGCCCACTTCTAGACTGTAGCTGTAGTTCTTGGCCTCATTATCATCACCCATGAACCGCAAGAATGCTATGTAGACAGGAGCCATTCCGAGCTGGAAAGCTTCAAAATGTAGGCAAAAGTACTGATTGAAGCAACTAAAAACCTGCACATTGGAAAGGATAGCAAACGTCTAATCATGCTTCGTTTGTGTCACTTACAGCTTTCTCACTCTTTGTTTTCCAGTGTAGGTGTTACTCATCAAAGCTTTTACACTAAATGGTTTTGAGCtggctaaaaaaaataaaatgtaagaggGGAGCGAAGAAGGATAAAGGAGAACAGTAAGAATAAGGAAAAAGCGAATAAAGAATAAGGAAAAAGTGAAATAATACCGTTAGCATCCAAGTAGCATTTTCAACTTCTTGTGGATTTGATTTTACATAGCGATGGTTGAAAGTGCTGCCATTGTGCATGTCAACTTTGTGATCATCTTTTAAATGGGCAACAAGATAAGGAATATCTCCAACGACGGTGCATTCAGAACCAGCATAGGGGCAGTTGTAGGGTCTATGGAGACACTGAGATTCATGCTTTAGCTTGCTGTAATAAGGGTATATGCCCATGCAACCAAAATTCTGGTATTTACATGGAAGTTCAAGAGAAGCAGCCACCTTCTCCAATGCAAGACACCTGATATTACCAAGTTCATGCCGGCAAGTGGGGCATCGGTTGTGAACCCTTGGTTTGCAAGCGGAACATAATGTGTGACCATTTGAACACTGCAAATAGGTAGAAGGCCAATTAAGTAACAAAAGGCATCTAATTTAAACATCGCACACATCcacttcctcaacttctttcAACACTAGTTGTTACATTATGCTACCATTTTTCCAATATCATTGAGTAGCACTTGTGTATGTGATGCAAGTGAACGGGTACGGAAAAGTTGTTGACCAAGTGACCTGTTCGACTAATGCAATTTCTAAGACTGAACGCTTATCATTATTTTTGATAATAtatttgctcaccaccattatTTACCATTagatcaattttatttttgagcCAGATTCATCCAATAGCAAACATTgaagtggtgagcaaaaatgacCTCTATcattaaatacaaaaatatccAAAAGAACCATAACTTTTCACTTCTCAAAGAAGGCATCCTCTAGCCTAAAGGAATAAGAAATTCCAGGTAATTGACTTTTAAGAAAACAGTATCTGATTCTACTTTCCAAAAATAGTATGTGTCCAGAAGCTTCCGGAAGCAAAGTAGTCAGAAAAGTCCAAACAGCATTAAAACTGCAATGTTGTAGAACGGTTTCTAGTAAGATACCCCTTTTTCCAAGCATGAACcacaaagtaaacaaaatgaaaagctGGAAAAACTTAACAGCCCACAATGCCTAAACTTACCATAACGACAATCAAACATATAACAATGCATGGAAGTTTATCTGACATTGCCAAAAGTAGACATTATTGAAAGAAAATATCTAATGGGAGACGGAGGACTAAATGCACAGAAAGCAGTTCTGTTCTTGTATACTGCCTTCCATACCAAGGCCTTGGCCCTTagttcctttttcttctctagtAAAAAGTGctacatttttttcttaataaatatctaacaaaattggaaaaaaaaaaaaaaaaaccccaagtCACGTGAATAAATAAATTCGAACTTTCAAAAGGAAATGGttttagaaagaaagaaaacaaatttacaTCAAACAAAGGACTTCAAATAGACCAAGATACATAATTCCTTTTTCAGCTTAAATTCTGGTCTTCTGATATCTTATTGCTTAAATACTGACATGTGCCAAGACAGTAAAGATTAGAGGGGAGAAACAAAATCCAACTCAATAATCAAAAGCACAACAAAAAGCAATTGGCAAGAGTTAGTAATGAATGAAGCAAATAATGGCACAACAGAAACCCATCTGCAAGTTTGCAGACAATAGCACCTCGTCTACCAGTTTCCCAACAGAACCCCTCCCACAAAACTATATTAAACAAGTCAAAACCTCACACCACTTTAAAAGAATGAATTATTAGCATAGGCAAGAGTTAAGGGAGCAAGTACGTTAGCTTCGGTTATAGTATCTCCAATTAGTACGTAGAACAATTACTGGAATGAAAACTAAGGGAGTGCGTTTGACTTCATTTGATAAAGCAAAATTAATAAGTAATCAAACCTGATGAATTGGGGGGTACATAGCATTTAAGCACACAGGGCACTCCAGCAGCTCACGGACATTACTAGAAACCATCACATTAGGTTTTAGGGTCTTTAAAGTAGCATCATTGACACTTTCTCCAACATCCAGCATGTCTTCACTTTGTGGAGAATCAACTACCTCAGATTTGGTCCGGATGTCATCAAAAAATGGACTACTAGATGCCATGCTGGCACACACAGCTACTAATCTGAGCCGAACACATAAAAGAAGCTCAATATATAGGTAAAGGCATGTTTTGATAGGAAACACACAACTACTTATCTGAGCCGAACATACAGCTACTTATTGTAGGAAACACCATGTTTAATTCACGCACCAAATTCTAAGGGCTCCAATCTAGAGAAGGGCAAAGCTTTCTAACCATATCTATTTTATTAAGGATAACCACAAGTAGAGAGAAGTACCGCATATGTCCTTAAAAGCAAAAACTTTTTTAGCATCAGAGTATCTGGTTTTCTTTTCAAACTCTGTCAACACGCTATCAAAACTTgccatcattatattctaagtCAATTTATAATCAAAACATGACTTCTTATTTTCTAAGACAATCTTTAAGCTTCAAACTAACCCTTATTTTGTAGCACACTACAAGACAAAGGTTATCCATCATCTTTGGCTCAAATGGCATGAGAAGGACAGGGGAGAAGTAAATTGCATTTCCCATAAAACGAATAACACTATACTTTCGGTGTATTTAACAAAGTGAGGGAACAGAGCAGGACTGGCCGcctatttttttaaacaaaagtgAGAAAACTCCATAACAATTATGTATTACTTTTAGGATTCAAAAAACAAGAACCTATCATACCTCCCAGTTATCAGAATTTTGAATACATTCAAACtttcaaaaatcaaattttggagGAAATGTACAGTAAGTCTCTGAATTTCAACAAACCGTCAGGATTCAAAATCCCAAAACTTCAAAATTCGCAAAAAACGTGAAACGAATTCAAAAAACTAAACTATCAATGCAGATCGGAACAGAAACAAAGAACTTAAGAAGGGTTCGTCGAAATGATACAATCAGACTCTAAGATCGCATGCCCACATTGAAATTCAAAGTCAATTCCACAGACAGATCTATAATATCAAAATATTCGGCCTTATATTCCATAAATTTCAAATGGGccaccaaaaattgaaaaacccaTTAGAGAAAACTCAATATAGATAAAACCCAACAAATTTAAGctggaaaaatgaaaaatttatacctttgagaTGGCGTATAGTTGAATCAAACGCCCattgcagagagagaaagaaaggagagagagagagagaaggagaagttTGGTAGGTGGCCGACTATGGAGAATTGTCCGCTGCAGGCTGCAGTAATATATTAAAGGGAGACGAGGAAATGCGCGTTTGCGAACTCGAAGAATTTCAAATTAAAGCcgcttgagagagagagagaaagggggatGGGGAGGACCGGAGGAGCGTGGCTTTtaggagagggggagagagagagagagagagggagggagaggagagagaaaaaaatacaaaagtGGAAAGGTCAATTATCGAAGTCGAAAGCCGGAAGCGAGTGGGTCCCGCCCACTGTTCTCGTCTTAATTCCCAAAGtatataaacaagtttttctcaaacccttttttgtttcaaattgcAAATCATTCACACCAAACAATCATTAAACTTTGtcgacaaaaagaaaaagagattaACTCACTCAACCTTTGAGGGTGTGACCGTCTGAAATTTAGCAAccctttttttcttgttttttacccaaaaaagcCCTCTTCTCCTGGTTGATTCTGTTAATGATGATTGGAGCTAGTTAATATGCTAAGATTCTGCATggataaaaagttaaaaatctTGATGGGTTTATCATGGTAATTAAGTTTAACCTCAAATCAAAAAATCAATCAGTGACTAATCATAGAACCATATACCTCAACGAATGGAGTAGTATTGTTCACTACTATATTGAGAAAATACATAATCGACAAACAAATCACAGTTTGACATGTGTGcataaatttttatttctgTAAATTTAACGAGTTGTTTTTGCATTAGTGTTAGACTGTAATTTGCAGTTAACGATCGTAAAATGACTCTTTATATGTAAGGAGTCAGTGTTTGTACAAACATATCATACACACTACACAAAAAGTGCAGATTAGACTTGTATTGTATGTGACTCTCTAAAACTGTTGGGCAATCTACAATGGAACATAGGTCAACATATATGACTCTTCAACCTGCCAATGTTCGTTTAAGTCCAGCTCTTTGGTCTGGGGTCAGTCTTGTAGGGAACCTGATCTCAAATATGATCTTCAAATCACCCCTATTCCCACGCTCCTTTGCTATTGGCATACCTTCCCTGGCAACGACAAGCTCGTAGCCCGGGTTCACAATGTCAGTCACCGGAATTGATAAATCACGACCATCAAGCGTGGTTAAGTTCACCGTGGTTCCGCCCAATGCGTCGGCCAATGTCACCTTTTTGTTCACAATGAGGTCATTGCCATCTCTCTTGTAAGTGCTGTGTGGTTTCTCATCGATCACAAAGACAAGGTCTGCCGGCAGGTGACCTAGCTGCTCGTTTCCTTTATCTGGGAATGTAATCTTGGTTCCCTTCTTCCATCCTGGCTTCACATCAATCGTCAATATTTCTTGTTCCGTCACTTGGCGTCTGCAAAGCAAAATAAGTCAGCTGATATTACGtagatatttatatatacttgAAGCTGTTATTGACACTCAAAAATAGTTGTACTCCAATCCTTTCTTAATGAAAAAGTTAACGGGGGAGAGGAAAGAGCGCATAATGACTATTTTATATCATCGTTTACAATGAACGACGGTGAACGAAACAGTATCAGTTGGCGAAATCAATACATGTTCAACTAGCAAGCAATGAATCAATAAAAAAAGGTCgcacccagtgcacaaggctcccgctttacgtagagtctggaagaggtgaatgtcggctagccttacccccattttatggagaggctgctcccaagtctcgaacccgagacctaccgctcatgggcgaaggcacttgccatcacaccaagtgcgacctctagcAAGCAATGAAtcaataaagaaagaaaatagggaGAGTGTTAAAAATGGTTACCCATTTGCATCAATCACACTCCTTGatatcttcatcttcctcgTTGATCCAGAATACAGCTCCTCAAGGCTGCATGGCAATTTGCTCTCAACTGCTTGTGGTTTCTTTGGCGTGACACCTTCACTATATGAtcgaaaaatattttcaccaccGCCACCAAATGCCCCGAACGTCCCCCCTCCATCGGATGAAAACCTCATGGATTTCCCAGGTCCTGATGATCCAAATCCGAAAGGACTACTTCCGAAGAATTCTGCAAAAATGTCCTCCGCGTTCCTAGGATTAAATCCCTTGGATCCACCTCCATATGAGAATCCACCACTTCCAGGTGGTGGGATATCTTTCAAACCTTCTTCACCATCCTGATCATAAACTTGTCTTTTCTGAGGATCACTCAACACCTGGATTCACAAAACCCTTACGTTATTTTATTCACACTACTAGCTAGAACAAACCTGAATCTTAACTGCTTGCGTATATAAATGAAGGAGCACAGACTGTGAGATACTATCCAGAGAGAGCCATTTAATTTCTGCACAtcttttttctccttcttcgtTCTCTTGTTTATTGATGCCCTTAGATTATTTTCTACTTTATTCAATATGAATGCTAGAAATAAATAAACCGGGATGCGTAAGAACGGAAAAATTGTGCGTGAAAACCACTGCCTTTAATTTATAAGTGCAATCTAACTAAGCACAATCTAGGCTCATGGCCCCATATATTTGGTTGTAAATTCAGAGTTGTTGAGAAAGGGAAAGAAGATGCACACAGAAACACAGAAGTTTCTGAGTGCCTGAATCGATATTGTCAAACAATGTATCTGATATATATGTTATCGATAAATTGTGTTGCTGGATACAATATCAACACATTATTGATGACATATTGACAATAATAAAGAACATACGTCTCTTCCCTAACAAAATTATAGATATAATTAAGTAAATGTgtaagagaaaaagagagagaaaagagagagagagaaatgcaTGCACGCCTCATAAGCCTCAGAGATCTGCTTGAATCTGGCTTCTGCTTCTTTTTTGTCATTAGGGTTCTTGTCCGGGTGCCATTTCATGGCCAGCTTCCTATACGCCTTCTTTATATCATCTTCTGTAGCATTCTTGTTCACCTTCAATACACTGTAATAATCCAcccccattctctctctctctctctctctctaaaacaaaattatgaaCATAAAGATTAAGACTTGAGAGTCGATCAGAAagaggaaaatggtgaagtgggatttcaattttgattggtcttcttcttcttcagagAATCAGAATATGTtacaagaaaaagagagaatatgAAT
This is a stretch of genomic DNA from Malus domestica chromosome 02, GDT2T_hap1. It encodes these proteins:
- the LOC103411499 gene encoding uncharacterized protein, which gives rise to MGVDYYSVLKVNKNATEDDIKKAYRKLAMKWHPDKNPNDKKEAEARFKQISEAYEVLSDPQKRQVYDQDGEEGLKDIPPPGSGGFSYGGGSKGFNPRNAEDIFAEFFGSSPFGFGSSGPGKSMRFSSDGGGTFGAFGGGGENIFRSYSEGVTPKKPQAVESKLPCSLEELYSGSTRKMKISRSVIDANGRQVTEQEILTIDVKPGWKKGTKITFPDKGNEQLGHLPADLVFVIDEKPHSTYKRDGNDLIVNKKVTLADALGGTTVNLTTLDGRDLSIPVTDIVNPGYELVVAREGMPIAKERGNRGDLKIIFEIRFPTRLTPDQRAGLKRTLAG
- the LOC103411490 gene encoding E3 ubiquitin-protein ligase DIS1-like yields the protein MASSSPFFDDIRTKSEVVDSPQSEDMLDVGESVNDATLKTLKPNVMVSSNVRELLECPVCLNAMYPPIHQCSNGHTLCSACKPRVHNRCPTCRHELGNIRCLALEKVAASLELPCKYQNFGCMGIYPYYSKLKHESQCLHRPYNCPYAGSECTVVGDIPYLVAHLKDDHKVDMHNGSTFNHRYVKSNPQEVENATWMLTVFSCFNQYFCLHFEAFQLGMAPVYIAFLRFMGDDNEAKNYSYSLEVGGNGRKMIWQGVPRSIRDSHRKVRDSFDGLIIQRNMALFFSGVDRKELKLRVTGRIWKEQ